In a single window of the Acetivibrio clariflavus DSM 19732 genome:
- a CDS encoding helix-turn-helix transcriptional regulator — MVSFSYYGSNERNTERVVEPLKLLFKGYAWYVYAFCRVKNDFRIFRISRIKNLKMIENSYTRDCPENIPIMSKEVDIKTVRVVLKIHKRMAFRVFDEFGHDSVKENEDGYFYVTVDLPDEDWLYGYILSFGEDAEVIEPEHVRSNLKNKLENCLKKYT; from the coding sequence ATGGTATCCTTTAGCTATTATGGCTCTAACGAAAGAAATACGGAAAGAGTTGTTGAACCGTTAAAGCTTTTGTTCAAAGGCTATGCCTGGTATGTTTATGCTTTTTGTCGTGTAAAAAATGATTTTAGGATATTCAGAATCAGCCGGATAAAAAACCTGAAAATGATAGAAAACTCATATACTCGAGATTGCCCTGAAAACATTCCGATAATGTCAAAGGAAGTTGATATAAAGACGGTCAGAGTAGTATTAAAAATACATAAAAGAATGGCATTTCGTGTATTTGACGAATTTGGCCATGATTCTGTCAAAGAAAATGAGGATGGATATTTTTATGTTACAGTGGATTTGCCGGATGAAGATTGGTTGTACGGATATATTCTTTCATTCGGTGAAGATGCTGAAGTTATAGAGCCTGAACATGTTCGCAGCAATTTAAAAAATAAACTTGAGAATTGTCTGAAAAAATATACTTAA
- a CDS encoding GyrI-like domain-containing protein, with amino-acid sequence MSKLDYKKDFKELYLPKTTPSIVDVPAMTFAIIDGQGDPNGEDFALATEALYSFSYKVKMSYKSKDVPEGYYDYTVFPLEGVWDLVDKSKPITDKSNFAYSIMIRQPDFLTEELFKRFVNEAKNKKTNAYLDKIRYATITEGLCCQILHIGSYDDEPASFEKMEQFCRDNGYERICLKHREIYLSDPRKTEADKLKTVLRFNVRKIH; translated from the coding sequence ATGAGCAAATTGGATTATAAAAAGGATTTTAAAGAATTGTATCTTCCCAAAACCACTCCTTCGATTGTTGATGTGCCTGCTATGACTTTTGCAATAATAGACGGTCAGGGCGATCCTAATGGAGAAGATTTTGCGTTGGCTACTGAAGCACTTTATAGCTTTAGCTATAAAGTGAAGATGTCTTATAAAAGCAAGGATGTTCCCGAAGGGTATTATGATTATACTGTTTTTCCCCTTGAGGGAGTGTGGGATTTAGTGGATAAAAGTAAACCGATAACCGACAAAAGCAATTTTGCATACTCAATTATGATTCGCCAACCGGATTTTTTAACGGAAGAGTTATTTAAGCGGTTTGTCAATGAAGCAAAAAATAAAAAAACTAATGCCTATCTTGATAAAATAAGATATGCCACAATAACTGAGGGGTTGTGTTGTCAGATACTCCATATAGGAAGTTACGATGATGAACCGGCAAGTTTTGAAAAAATGGAACAGTTTTGCAGGGATAACGGATACGAAAGGATATGCTTAAAACATCGTGAAATATACCTGTCAGACCCGCGTAAGACTGAAGCTGATAAATTGAAAACTGTACTGAGATTCAATGTGAGGAAAATTCACTGA
- a CDS encoding GNAT family N-acetyltransferase, whose amino-acid sequence MFFREAEINDLDSLQELYLHLHETEKLPESEELNLLWSEIIKDKNYHILVADMEGKIVSSVTLVVIKNLTRGMKPYALIENVVTHREYRNRGYAKALIRKAVEIAQNSGCYKIMLLTGSKDEKTLYFYESCGFNRKDKTAFIKWL is encoded by the coding sequence ATGTTTTTTCGAGAGGCAGAAATAAATGACCTTGACAGCTTGCAGGAACTATATTTGCATTTGCATGAGACAGAGAAACTTCCCGAAAGTGAAGAACTTAATTTACTTTGGAGTGAAATTATAAAGGATAAGAACTATCATATTTTGGTAGCGGATATGGAAGGTAAAATTGTTTCCAGTGTGACGCTAGTGGTAATAAAAAATCTTACACGGGGTATGAAACCTTATGCCTTGATTGAAAATGTTGTAACACACAGGGAATATAGAAACAGAGGATATGCCAAAGCTTTGATACGAAAGGCTGTTGAGATTGCTCAAAATAGCGGATGCTACAAAATTATGCTTCTTACAGGTTCAAAAGATGAAAAAACATTATATTTTTATGAAAGTTGCGGATTTAACAGAAAAGATAAGACAGCTTTTATAAAATGGTTATAG
- a CDS encoding glycosyl hydrolase: protein MKIFFSRGLSLLATIAIVFSILLSVPASVNASNSLPVKVEAEDCILSNGATITTNVYGTEYPGYSGEGFVWVANSGTITLKVTVPENAMYELSTRCWMYLGKENETRLQAVSINGKPLGNFFIPNKGKWIDYSFGFFYLEAGTTTIEIGTSGSWGFILYDTITFDYADMPELKIDPILSDKNATPETKKLFEYLTSVYGKYVISGQQEIYGNGNNGNMELEFEYIYDKTGKYPAIRGFDFMNYNPLYGWEDGTTERIIDWVKNRGGIATACWHINVPVDFANYKLGEFVDWTKCTYKPTASFNTAKCLDKTSKEHAYLMMAIEDLAEQLLILQEAKVPVLFRPFHEAEGYNNIDGSGAWFWWGSAGAEVYKELWKLLYKTLTEDYGIHNLIWEVNLYTYANSYEWYPGDEYVDIIGYDKYEGSPTNWGTSAASSLFLTLVNYTNDTKMVALTENDVIPDIQNIVNESAWWLYFCPWYGEYLMNRNDPVLLNTIYNSEYVITLDELPKDLYDTGNYTPTPTPQKRIVGDLNSDGKFDSIDIALLKSHILGIETFNIDLTYADVNADGDINSIDYAYMKQRILGMISKFPIE, encoded by the coding sequence ATGAAGATATTTTTCAGCAGAGGACTATCTCTGTTGGCAACAATCGCAATAGTTTTTTCAATTCTTTTATCAGTGCCAGCTTCGGTTAATGCTTCAAATTCCCTGCCTGTAAAAGTGGAAGCCGAAGATTGCATTCTCAGCAACGGTGCTACTATTACTACCAACGTTTACGGCACCGAGTATCCCGGCTATTCAGGTGAAGGTTTTGTATGGGTAGCCAACTCGGGAACAATAACTTTAAAGGTCACAGTTCCCGAAAATGCTATGTATGAGCTTTCTACAAGATGCTGGATGTATCTCGGAAAAGAGAATGAAACCAGACTTCAGGCCGTCAGTATTAACGGCAAACCCCTTGGTAATTTCTTTATTCCGAACAAAGGCAAATGGATTGACTACAGTTTTGGATTCTTTTACCTTGAAGCCGGTACAACAACCATTGAAATCGGAACATCCGGAAGCTGGGGTTTTATACTTTATGATACAATAACTTTTGACTACGCCGATATGCCTGAACTTAAAATTGACCCCATTTTGTCGGATAAAAATGCAACACCTGAAACTAAAAAACTTTTTGAATACCTTACCAGCGTATACGGTAAATACGTTATTTCCGGTCAGCAGGAAATTTACGGCAACGGAAACAACGGTAATATGGAACTTGAATTTGAATACATTTACGATAAGACAGGCAAATACCCTGCTATCAGAGGCTTCGATTTTATGAACTACAATCCTCTGTATGGATGGGAAGACGGTACAACAGAGCGTATAATCGATTGGGTAAAAAATCGTGGCGGTATTGCAACTGCCTGCTGGCATATTAATGTTCCCGTTGATTTTGCAAATTACAAACTTGGCGAATTCGTGGATTGGACAAAATGTACATACAAACCCACAGCAAGCTTTAATACGGCCAAATGCCTTGACAAGACTTCAAAGGAACATGCTTACCTTATGATGGCAATCGAAGACCTTGCAGAACAGCTTCTCATTCTTCAGGAAGCCAAAGTTCCCGTTCTGTTCCGTCCCTTCCACGAAGCGGAAGGTTACAATAATATAGACGGTTCAGGCGCATGGTTCTGGTGGGGTTCTGCCGGTGCAGAAGTTTACAAGGAGCTATGGAAGCTTCTGTATAAAACTTTAACTGAAGACTATGGCATTCACAATCTTATATGGGAAGTAAATCTTTATACCTATGCAAATTCCTATGAATGGTATCCTGGCGATGAATATGTAGATATAATTGGCTATGATAAATATGAAGGCTCACCCACTAATTGGGGAACAAGTGCTGCATCATCTCTATTCCTTACTCTTGTAAATTATACCAATGACACAAAGATGGTTGCATTGACTGAAAATGACGTAATTCCCGATATTCAAAACATAGTCAATGAAAGTGCATGGTGGTTATATTTCTGCCCATGGTATGGCGAGTACCTTATGAACCGTAATGATCCTGTTCTTTTAAATACTATATATAACAGTGAGTACGTAATTACTTTGGACGAACTGCCAAAAGACCTCTATGATACCGGAAACTATACGCCGACGCCTACACCTCAAAAGCGCATAGTGGGTGATCTGAATTCCGACGGTAAATTTGATTCTATCGATATTGCTCTTTTAAAATCACATATCCTCGGCATAGAAACTTTCAATATCGACTTAACCTATGCCGATGTAAACGCTGACGGCGATATAAACTCTATCGATTATGCCTATATGAAGCAAAGAATTCTCGGTATGATTAGCAAATTCCCAATAGAATAA
- a CDS encoding IS3 family transposase (programmed frameshift), with protein MKTRRKFTPEEKAKIVIEVLREEKTLNEIAAEYEIHPNQLSRWKAEFISNAGRVFSKETDEVEKVKQSYEKEKDELLKQIGQLSYEVAWLKKNLADSKSREDRMKMIEREEKKLSIKRQAELLGINRTSLYYKPVPVTDEEYLIKRIIDEVYTVHPEYGYRRMTNILHRDYHIQINRKRTRRYMREMGIHGFCPGPNLSRRLHNKYLYPYLLRDLNIDHPNQVWSIDITYCRLKRGFMYMVAIIDWYSRYIVGFELSNTLDRTFVLEAIKKAIKRYGKPEIMNSDQGKQFASEDYIKLLKSNNIKISMDGKGRALDNQRIERFFRTYKWEMLYHEDCETGQQLRQKTREYIEYYNNKRPHQSLGYKTPSEYYFGINKEIKAVV; from the exons ATGAAAACGAGAAGAAAGTTTACACCAGAAGAAAAAGCAAAAATAGTGATTGAGGTCTTAAGGGAAGAAAAGACGCTGAATGAGATAGCTGCCGAATATGAAATTCATCCTAATCAGCTAAGTCGCTGGAAGGCAGAATTTATAAGCAATGCAGGCAGAGTTTTCAGTAAGGAAACTGATGAAGTAGAGAAGGTCAAACAGTCGTATGAGAAGGAGAAGGACGAACTGCTTAAGCAAATTGGCCAACTTTCATATGAAGTTGCCTGG TTAAAAAAAAATCTGGCCGACTCTAAGTCCCGGGAAGACCGCATGAAGATGATTGAGAGAGAAGAAAAGAAATTAAGCATAAAAAGGCAAGCTGAACTGTTAGGTATTAATCGTACAAGCCTTTACTACAAGCCAGTACCGGTAACAGATGAGGAATATCTAATAAAACGTATTATTGATGAGGTATACACGGTTCATCCGGAATATGGCTATCGCAGGATGACAAATATCCTACACCGGGATTACCACATACAAATCAATAGGAAGCGTACACGGCGATATATGAGGGAAATGGGGATTCACGGTTTCTGTCCCGGGCCTAATCTTAGCAGACGTCTGCATAACAAATATTTGTACCCGTATTTGCTAAGAGACTTAAATATAGATCATCCCAACCAGGTATGGTCTATAGACATAACATATTGCCGTCTTAAACGTGGATTTATGTATATGGTAGCTATAATAGACTGGTATTCCCGGTATATTGTTGGATTTGAGTTATCAAATACTTTAGATAGGACATTTGTATTAGAAGCGATAAAAAAGGCAATCAAACGATATGGTAAACCTGAAATTATGAACAGCGATCAAGGTAAACAGTTTGCCAGTGAGGATTACATAAAATTACTAAAGAGTAATAATATAAAAATTTCAATGGATGGGAAAGGACGAGCCTTGGATAATCAAAGGATAGAGCGTTTTTTTCGAACTTACAAGTGGGAGATGCTTTATCATGAAGATTGTGAAACGGGTCAGCAACTTCGGCAAAAAACGAGGGAATATATTGAATATTATAACAACAAGAGACCACATCAGTCACTAGGCTATAAAACGCCGTCAGAATATTATTTTGGGATTAACAAAGAGATTAAGGCAGTAGTATAA
- a CDS encoding BlaI/MecI/CopY family transcriptional regulator, with product MERIKIFESEYRFMNIIWEHSPISSTKLVKLASEQLGWKKSTTYTVIRRLCDRGAIKNENAIVEPLVNQEQVMRMQTEEHIDKVYKGSLKLFFTTFLQKEELNKDEIEELKKIIDRYEKQE from the coding sequence ATGGAAAGAATAAAGATATTCGAATCAGAATACAGATTTATGAATATTATATGGGAACACTCACCAATATCAAGTACAAAGCTTGTCAAGCTTGCCAGTGAACAGCTGGGGTGGAAGAAGTCCACGACATATACCGTTATTCGGAGGCTGTGTGACCGTGGAGCTATAAAAAATGAAAACGCTATTGTTGAGCCGTTAGTAAACCAGGAACAGGTAATGCGTATGCAAACGGAAGAGCATATAGATAAAGTATATAAGGGATCGCTGAAACTTTTCTTTACAACTTTTCTTCAAAAGGAAGAACTGAATAAAGATGAAATTGAAGAACTGAAAAAAATAATAGACCGATATGAGAAGCAGGAATAA